Proteins from a single region of Rhodovibrio salinarum DSM 9154:
- the moaA gene encoding GTP 3',8-cyclase MoaA produces the protein MSQLVDPFGREITYLRVSVTDRCDFRCTYCMAEDMTFLPKRDILSLEELDRLCSVFVGMGVDKLRLTGGEPLVRRNIMWLIERLSRHFDSGQLKELTLTTNASQLAKYAHRLYELGVRRVNVSFDSLDADKFQAITRWGKYEKVMEGLEAAKDAGLHVKINTVALKGVNDDEFEKLVRWSHENGWDVTFIEVMPMGDVGELRLEQYLPLSMLRAQLQKSFTLTDLPDKTAGPARYAWSEETGGRIGFITPMTHNFCESCNRVRLTCTGTLYMCLGQEDSADLRQPLRASDDDQVVEDAVHEAIGRKPKGHDFVLDRRRSRASNPRHMSVTGG, from the coding sequence ATGAGCCAGTTGGTCGACCCGTTCGGGCGCGAGATCACCTATCTCAGGGTGTCTGTCACCGACCGTTGCGACTTCCGCTGCACCTACTGCATGGCGGAAGACATGACCTTCCTGCCCAAGCGGGACATCCTCAGCCTGGAGGAACTCGACCGCCTGTGCAGCGTGTTCGTCGGCATGGGCGTGGACAAGCTGCGCCTGACCGGCGGCGAGCCCCTGGTCCGGCGCAACATCATGTGGCTGATCGAACGCCTCTCCCGCCACTTCGACAGCGGCCAGCTCAAGGAGCTGACCCTCACCACCAACGCCAGTCAGCTCGCGAAGTACGCCCACCGCCTGTATGAGCTGGGCGTCCGCCGGGTGAACGTCTCGTTCGACTCGCTGGATGCGGACAAGTTCCAGGCGATCACCCGCTGGGGCAAGTACGAAAAGGTGATGGAGGGCCTTGAGGCTGCCAAGGACGCCGGGCTGCACGTCAAGATCAACACGGTTGCGCTGAAAGGCGTGAACGACGACGAGTTCGAAAAGCTGGTGCGCTGGTCGCACGAGAATGGCTGGGACGTCACCTTCATCGAGGTGATGCCGATGGGCGACGTCGGGGAATTGCGCCTGGAGCAGTACCTGCCGCTGTCGATGCTGCGCGCACAGCTGCAGAAGTCGTTCACCCTGACCGACCTGCCGGACAAGACCGCCGGCCCGGCGCGCTACGCCTGGTCGGAGGAGACCGGCGGGCGAATCGGCTTCATCACGCCGATGACCCACAACTTCTGCGAAAGCTGCAACCGGGTGCGCCTGACCTGCACCGGCACGCTGTACATGTGCCTGGGCCAGGAGGACTCGGCGGACCTGCGGCAGCCGCTACGCGCCAGCGACGACGACCAGGTGGTCGAAGACGCAGTCCACGAGGCGATCGGCCGCAAGCCCAAGGGCCACGATTTCGTCCTCGACCGCCGCCGCAGCCGTGCCTCCAACCCCCGGCACATGAGCGTGACCGGCGGGTAG
- a CDS encoding tripartite tricarboxylate transporter permease — protein MELLEPLINGIIIAIEPINLMMVVLGVVIGLFVGAMPGLGSVNGVAILLPVTFLVPPTAAIIFLAAIYYGAMYGGAISSIMLGIPGASTAVATTFDGRPMAMRGEADRALVAAAVASFVGGTISIVLFTLFAPPLAEFALKFGPPEEFALMVLAFATFVGLGGSDVAKTIFSTLLGLVLATVGLDIISGQPRLIFLDLPGFYHGINFLVLAIGIYGIGEILWTLEISQGSVMISKVELSLKRMADAFRHLKVTVKSTVAGSFIGYFMGILPAAGATPGSLVAYGMAKSFSKDPESFGQGNVNGVTAPESANNAASTGSLLPMLTLGIPGSPTTAVLLGGMIIWGLRPGPGLFENNPEFVWGLIGSLYIANVFAMLINLAFVPVFIAMLKLPFTILAPVIFVLCVTGGYAPEQSMHDVWLILLFGVMGYLLRKLNYPVAPMVLAIVLGPLAERSLRQSLLGSQGDMMIFLDRPLSAAFLAIGLALFIYPIVQLARHKKRQGAPSGEG, from the coding sequence ATGGAGCTGCTTGAGCCGCTGATCAACGGCATCATCATCGCGATCGAGCCGATCAATCTCATGATGGTGGTCCTCGGCGTCGTGATTGGCCTGTTCGTTGGCGCGATGCCCGGCCTTGGCTCGGTCAACGGCGTGGCGATCCTGCTGCCCGTCACCTTCCTGGTGCCGCCGACCGCGGCGATCATCTTCCTGGCGGCGATCTACTACGGCGCCATGTACGGCGGCGCGATCTCTTCGATCATGCTGGGGATTCCCGGCGCGTCGACGGCGGTGGCGACCACCTTCGACGGCCGGCCGATGGCGATGCGCGGGGAAGCCGACCGTGCGCTGGTTGCCGCGGCGGTCGCTTCGTTCGTCGGCGGTACGATCTCGATCGTGCTGTTCACGCTGTTCGCCCCGCCGCTTGCGGAGTTCGCGCTCAAGTTCGGGCCGCCGGAGGAGTTCGCGCTGATGGTGCTCGCCTTCGCGACCTTCGTCGGCCTGGGGGGCAGCGACGTCGCCAAGACGATCTTCTCGACCCTGCTGGGCCTCGTGCTGGCGACCGTCGGGCTGGACATCATTTCCGGGCAGCCGCGGCTGATCTTCCTCGACCTCCCGGGCTTTTACCACGGCATCAACTTCCTGGTGCTCGCCATCGGGATCTACGGCATCGGCGAGATCCTGTGGACGCTGGAGATCAGCCAGGGCAGCGTGATGATCTCCAAGGTGGAACTGTCGCTGAAGCGCATGGCCGATGCGTTCCGCCACCTGAAGGTGACGGTGAAGTCGACGGTGGCGGGATCGTTCATCGGCTACTTCATGGGCATCCTGCCGGCTGCCGGCGCCACGCCGGGTTCGCTGGTCGCCTATGGCATGGCGAAGTCCTTCTCCAAGGACCCGGAAAGCTTCGGCCAGGGCAACGTCAACGGCGTGACCGCGCCGGAAAGCGCGAACAACGCGGCCTCCACCGGCTCGCTCTTGCCCATGCTCACCCTCGGCATCCCGGGCTCGCCGACCACCGCGGTCCTGCTGGGCGGCATGATCATCTGGGGCTTGCGGCCGGGACCGGGGTTGTTCGAAAACAATCCGGAGTTCGTCTGGGGCCTGATCGGCAGCCTCTACATCGCCAACGTCTTCGCGATGCTGATCAACCTGGCGTTCGTGCCGGTGTTCATCGCCATGCTGAAGCTGCCGTTCACGATCCTGGCGCCGGTGATCTTCGTGCTGTGCGTCACCGGCGGCTACGCGCCCGAGCAGTCGATGCACGACGTCTGGCTGATCCTGCTGTTCGGTGTGATGGGCTATCTCTTGCGCAAGCTGAACTATCCCGTCGCGCCGATGGTGCTGGCGATCGTGCTCGGCCCGCTCGCCGAGCGCTCGCTCAGGCAGAGCCTGCTCGGTAGCCAGGGCGACATGATGATCTTCCTCGACCGGCCGTTGTCGGCGGCCTTCCTGGCGATCGGGCTGGCGCTGTTCATCTACCCGATCGTCCAGCTCGCCCGGCACAAAAAGCGCCAGGGCGCGCCCTCGGGCGAGGGGTAG
- a CDS encoding tripartite tricarboxylate transporter TctB family protein, translating into MTVRTAELAMTLLLAAFSVYLMAKSAELDIGWIKGEGPGGGAWPFWLAAGMLVCCAVTLLRWWRGITPESRDREAFIGPATAKILVPTVLSIAVMLGLTHVIGIYAAILLFLLFYLRFMGRHGWALSLGLSLSAPVATFFFFEAALRILLPKGITEPLFYPLYSLIY; encoded by the coding sequence TGGCGGCGTTTTCCGTGTATCTGATGGCCAAGAGTGCCGAACTCGACATCGGCTGGATCAAGGGCGAGGGGCCGGGCGGCGGTGCCTGGCCCTTCTGGCTGGCTGCGGGCATGCTCGTTTGCTGTGCTGTCACGCTGCTGCGCTGGTGGCGCGGGATCACCCCGGAATCGCGCGACCGGGAGGCGTTCATCGGCCCGGCGACCGCGAAGATTCTGGTTCCGACTGTGCTGTCGATCGCGGTCATGCTGGGGCTCACGCATGTTATCGGCATCTATGCCGCGATCCTGCTGTTCCTCCTGTTCTACCTGCGCTTCATGGGACGGCACGGCTGGGCGTTATCGCTCGGCCTGTCGCTGAGCGCGCCGGTGGCGACCTTCTTCTTCTTCGAAGCGGCCCTGCGCATCCTCCTGCCCAAGGGAATTACGGAGCCGCTGTTCTACCCGCTTTACAGCCTGATCTATTGA
- a CDS encoding DUF1491 family protein translates to MANDRIPTHLWIGGHLRRCHAEGVFVTVAHKGDPTGGLVVLKLNMLEHGCRVLSQTRDLDGELAWMPALEGKTVPEADADAYIQRAIKRDPDLWAVEVEDKSGWHPFEGRVLS, encoded by the coding sequence ATGGCGAACGACCGAATCCCAACGCACCTTTGGATTGGTGGGCACCTGCGCCGCTGCCACGCCGAGGGCGTGTTCGTGACGGTGGCGCACAAGGGCGACCCCACCGGCGGGCTGGTGGTGCTCAAGCTCAACATGCTGGAACACGGCTGCCGCGTCCTGAGCCAGACCCGCGACCTGGACGGCGAACTCGCCTGGATGCCCGCATTGGAAGGCAAGACCGTCCCGGAAGCCGACGCCGACGCCTACATCCAGCGCGCCATCAAGCGCGATCCCGACCTCTGGGCCGTCGAGGTGGAGGACAAATCCGGCTGGCACCCCTTCGAGGGGCGGGTGCTGTCGTAG
- a CDS encoding RES family NAD+ phosphorylase: protein MLPDSTPATAWRLTRAPYADLSGRGGQLKSGRWNTQGRPVVYLSLEASLPVLEVLMNLDLALEDLPPDYVLMRVDLSPLLARYGDAGVEDATDVETLSQTARSFGDTWLAEGRTPCLRVASHLIPEASNLLLNPLHPGASLLEAPSHRPFRFDPRLFAHR, encoded by the coding sequence TTGCTGCCTGATTCGACCCCGGCGACAGCTTGGCGTCTCACCCGAGCTCCCTACGCCGACCTCAGCGGCCGCGGCGGTCAACTCAAAAGCGGCCGGTGGAACACGCAGGGACGCCCGGTGGTCTACCTGTCTTTGGAGGCCTCGCTGCCGGTTCTCGAAGTCTTGATGAATCTGGATCTGGCGCTTGAGGATTTGCCACCAGACTATGTTCTCATGCGTGTCGACCTGTCTCCCCTTCTGGCGCGCTATGGCGATGCCGGGGTTGAGGACGCAACGGACGTGGAGACGCTCTCGCAAACCGCCAGATCGTTCGGCGACACCTGGCTGGCGGAGGGACGGACCCCCTGCTTGCGTGTCGCCAGCCACTTAATTCCGGAAGCGTCGAACCTTCTCCTCAACCCACTGCATCCAGGCGCCAGTTTGCTTGAAGCGCCGTCGCATCGACCATTCCGCTTCGATCCGCGCCTGTTCGCGCACCGTTAG
- a CDS encoding amidase yields the protein MKVPEYARFDAIALARLVATGEVSARELVEAALTGLDAHDPALGALVRRHDELARRQAEAVSPGSSPLAGVPTLLKDLGVRLAGVPTGNGTRHLQNGASDTSSTCVQRLLDAGLTIVGQSNTAELGLSYTTEPKDLFPTRNPWDRTRTAGGSSGGSAAAVAAGIVPLAHASDGGGSIRVPASCCGLVGLKPSRGRVPVGPVTGEAWSGLAGNGVVSRSVRDTAAALDVMAGWEPGDPYAAPTQNAPYLTAMDHAPGRLRIALSTDWSAELPSAPACRAAAEDAGRLLENLGHIVAPAAPAFDRDAFRSAFLDVVGAHAFTDLNAIMQAAANRRWAPGDFAPAVEAIAAHGRDAGVEAHLHGRETLQRTARTVGRFLVDTDLFLTPTLAQLPPKLGVLDDESEGVWALHARQGAFSPFTGLANATGEPAISLPLFWSDGLPVGVMLHAPLGREDRLLQVARQCEQARPWFDARP from the coding sequence ATGAAGGTCCCCGAGTACGCCCGCTTTGATGCCATCGCGCTCGCCCGACTGGTGGCGACCGGCGAGGTCAGCGCCCGCGAGCTGGTCGAGGCCGCCCTCACCGGCCTCGACGCCCACGATCCCGCACTCGGCGCGCTCGTGCGCCGGCACGATGAGCTGGCCCGGCGACAGGCGGAAGCGGTGTCGCCCGGCAGCTCGCCGCTCGCCGGCGTGCCGACACTGCTGAAGGACCTGGGCGTCCGGCTGGCCGGCGTGCCGACCGGCAACGGCACACGCCACCTGCAGAACGGCGCGAGCGACACCAGCAGCACCTGCGTGCAACGGCTGCTCGACGCCGGCCTCACGATCGTCGGACAAAGCAACACGGCCGAGCTCGGCCTGTCCTACACGACCGAGCCGAAGGACCTCTTCCCCACCCGCAACCCCTGGGACCGCACCCGCACGGCCGGCGGCTCTAGTGGGGGCAGCGCGGCCGCGGTCGCCGCCGGGATCGTGCCGCTGGCGCACGCCAGCGACGGCGGCGGGTCGATCCGCGTGCCCGCGAGCTGCTGCGGCCTCGTCGGCCTGAAGCCGAGCCGCGGGCGGGTGCCAGTCGGCCCCGTGACGGGTGAGGCGTGGTCGGGATTGGCGGGCAACGGTGTGGTCAGCCGCTCGGTACGCGACACGGCCGCCGCGCTCGACGTCATGGCCGGCTGGGAACCCGGCGATCCCTACGCCGCGCCGACGCAGAATGCGCCCTACCTGACTGCGATGGACCATGCGCCAGGGCGTCTGCGCATTGCCCTGTCGACCGACTGGTCGGCCGAGTTGCCAAGCGCGCCCGCCTGTCGCGCCGCCGCCGAGGACGCGGGCCGGCTGCTGGAAAACCTCGGCCACATCGTGGCGCCCGCCGCGCCTGCGTTCGACCGCGACGCCTTCCGAAGCGCCTTCCTGGACGTGGTTGGCGCGCACGCCTTCACCGACCTGAACGCGATTATGCAAGCAGCCGCGAACCGGCGCTGGGCCCCCGGCGACTTCGCCCCGGCGGTGGAGGCGATCGCCGCGCACGGCCGGGATGCGGGCGTGGAAGCGCACCTGCACGGGCGCGAGACGCTGCAGCGGACCGCGCGCACGGTCGGTCGATTCCTGGTCGACACCGATCTATTCCTGACACCGACCCTGGCCCAGTTGCCGCCCAAGCTGGGCGTGCTGGACGACGAATCGGAGGGCGTCTGGGCGCTGCACGCCCGCCAGGGCGCGTTCAGCCCCTTCACCGGCCTCGCCAACGCCACCGGCGAGCCGGCGATCAGCCTGCCGCTTTTCTGGTCGGATGGCCTGCCGGTGGGCGTCATGCTGCACGCGCCCTTGGGGCGGGAGGACCGTTTGCTTCAAGTCGCCCGGCAGTGCGAACAGGCGCGGCCGTGGTTCGACGCGAGGCCATAG
- a CDS encoding SDR family NAD(P)-dependent oxidoreductase — protein sequence MDHRFALVTGATSGIGAAFARALPETTDLLLTGRDPERLADLQEELAVGDRRVETMTADLTRPEHRQALIDRAEDLEIDLLINNAGMGKYGAVLDNDSGDEVATVELNCTAPVALATALLPGMIERARLDGGRAGLINLSSTFAVQPVPYLATYTASKAFIQAWTEALAEEVRRKPVDVLALAPGPTKTRFGERSGFTPGSFPFAANPDDIAADGLKHLGKCTVHVSGTVSRAALAPYFLPRRLAGTGLGALLGVVSKATRRG from the coding sequence ATGGACCATCGCTTTGCCCTTGTCACCGGCGCGACCAGCGGCATCGGCGCCGCCTTTGCCCGCGCCCTGCCGGAGACCACCGACCTGCTGCTGACCGGCCGCGACCCCGAGCGGTTGGCCGACCTGCAGGAGGAACTTGCCGTCGGCGACCGTCGGGTGGAGACGATGACCGCCGACCTGACCCGGCCGGAGCACCGCCAGGCGCTGATCGACCGGGCGGAAGACCTGGAAATCGACCTGCTGATCAACAACGCCGGCATGGGCAAGTACGGCGCCGTGCTGGACAACGATTCGGGCGACGAGGTTGCGACGGTGGAGTTGAACTGCACCGCGCCGGTCGCGCTCGCGACCGCGCTGCTGCCGGGCATGATCGAGCGCGCGCGCCTGGATGGCGGCCGGGCCGGGCTGATCAACCTCTCCAGCACCTTCGCCGTGCAACCGGTGCCGTATCTGGCGACCTATACCGCCTCCAAGGCGTTCATCCAGGCCTGGACAGAAGCGTTGGCCGAGGAGGTGCGGCGCAAGCCGGTCGACGTACTGGCGCTCGCCCCCGGACCGACCAAGACCCGGTTCGGCGAACGCTCCGGCTTCACCCCCGGCAGCTTCCCGTTCGCCGCCAACCCCGACGACATCGCCGCCGACGGGCTGAAGCACCTGGGCAAATGCACGGTGCACGTCTCCGGCACCGTCTCCCGCGCCGCGCTCGCCCCCTACTTCCTGCCGCGCCGTCTGGCCGGCACCGGCCTGGGCGCGCTCCTGGGCGTGGTCAGCAAGGCGACCCGGCGCGGGTAG
- a CDS encoding septal ring lytic transglycosylase RlpA family protein, which yields MPVQPSSRTRSTASRRPRRHSSRVRRYGRSAELASLAGVLALAAVAWVMTTAGYDGRRGLSPYTIQGVRYEPQVYEAYSTVGTASWYGHPFHGRATANGETYDQEAFTAAHPTLPLGTRVKVTNLANGRSVLLTINDRGPFVDDRLIDLSRMAARRLGFKDQGLTQVRVTALHSPL from the coding sequence ATGCCCGTCCAACCGTCGTCCCGCACCCGTTCCACGGCATCGCGCCGCCCGCGTCGGCACAGCAGCCGGGTGCGCCGCTATGGCCGCTCGGCCGAGCTTGCGAGTCTTGCGGGGGTATTAGCGCTTGCGGCCGTGGCTTGGGTGATGACCACCGCCGGTTATGACGGCCGGCGCGGCCTATCGCCCTACACGATTCAGGGCGTGCGCTACGAGCCGCAAGTGTACGAGGCGTACAGCACGGTCGGCACCGCGTCTTGGTACGGCCATCCCTTCCACGGCCGCGCGACCGCGAACGGCGAAACGTATGATCAGGAAGCCTTTACGGCCGCGCACCCGACTTTGCCGTTGGGTACGCGGGTGAAGGTGACCAATCTCGCCAACGGTCGCTCGGTGCTTTTGACGATCAACGACCGCGGGCCGTTCGTCGACGACCGGCTGATCGATCTGTCGCGCATGGCCGCACGCCGGCTGGGCTTCAAGGACCAGGGTCTAACGCAGGTCCGTGTGACCGCCCTGCACAGCCCGTTGTAG
- a CDS encoding NAD kinase, whose protein sequence is MTRRRIGFVASDAPEAEEALARLTDRYDSVPPEESDVIVALGGDGLMLESLHKHMDRHVPIYGMNRGTIGFLMNEYSEDNLVERLQRADLVRLHPLRMVAERMNGQGETQTALAINEVSLLRESRQAAKIRVSIDGVVRLEEMICDGILMATPAGSTAYNLSAHGPIIPIGAPLLALTPISAFRPRRWRGALLPAKAEVQFDILEARKRPVSATADYTEVRDVTRVTVKEDRSLTTDLLFDPEHNLEERILKEQFLP, encoded by the coding sequence ATGACCCGGCGCAGAATCGGCTTCGTCGCTTCCGACGCGCCCGAGGCGGAAGAGGCGCTGGCGCGCCTGACCGACCGCTACGACAGCGTCCCCCCGGAAGAGTCGGACGTGATCGTGGCGCTCGGCGGCGACGGGCTGATGCTGGAGTCGCTGCACAAGCACATGGACCGGCACGTGCCGATCTACGGCATGAACCGGGGCACCATCGGCTTCCTGATGAACGAGTACAGCGAAGACAACCTGGTCGAGCGGCTGCAGCGCGCCGACCTTGTGCGGCTGCACCCGCTACGGATGGTCGCCGAGCGGATGAACGGCCAGGGCGAGACGCAGACGGCGCTGGCGATCAACGAGGTCAGCCTGCTGCGCGAAAGCCGCCAGGCTGCCAAGATCCGCGTCTCGATCGACGGCGTGGTGCGGCTGGAGGAGATGATCTGCGACGGCATCCTGATGGCCACGCCCGCCGGATCGACCGCCTACAACCTCTCCGCCCACGGCCCGATCATCCCGATCGGCGCGCCGCTCTTGGCGCTCACCCCGATCAGCGCGTTCCGCCCCCGGCGCTGGCGCGGCGCCCTGCTGCCGGCGAAGGCGGAGGTCCAGTTCGACATCCTGGAAGCCCGCAAGCGCCCGGTCTCCGCCACCGCCGACTACACCGAAGTGCGCGACGTCACCCGCGTCACCGTCAAGGAAGACCGCTCGCTCACCACCGACCTGCTGTTCGATCCGGAGCACAATCTGGAGGAACGGATCCTGAAGGAGCAGTTCCTGCCCTAG
- the parS gene encoding type II RES/Xre toxin-antitoxin system antitoxin: MALVLKADEYLAAQKAAEPSEHLPVVDLVRNGLPVSLVEEAAGRLGVSLQDLTSLGILAARTVAHSRKQGRFSPQQSDRVSRFFRVFQHGVDTFGSSDRARRWFERPTRALGGSRPVDLLDTDEGAGLVDDLLTRIDHGLAA; encoded by the coding sequence ATGGCGCTCGTTCTCAAAGCTGATGAATACCTTGCCGCCCAGAAAGCGGCCGAACCGTCCGAACATCTGCCGGTTGTCGACCTCGTTCGGAACGGTCTACCGGTTTCGCTGGTTGAGGAGGCCGCCGGCCGGCTGGGAGTTTCGCTTCAGGACCTTACCTCGCTGGGGATTCTGGCCGCTCGGACGGTGGCGCACAGCCGTAAGCAGGGCCGTTTCAGCCCGCAGCAATCCGATCGCGTAAGCCGGTTCTTCCGGGTGTTTCAGCATGGTGTGGACACCTTTGGAAGTTCTGACCGCGCCCGGCGCTGGTTCGAGCGTCCCACGCGCGCGCTCGGCGGGAGCCGTCCGGTGGATCTGCTGGACACGGACGAGGGCGCCGGGCTCGTCGATGACTTGCTGACGCGGATCGACCACGGTCTTGCTGCCTGA